In Rissa tridactyla isolate bRisTri1 chromosome 2, bRisTri1.patW.cur.20221130, whole genome shotgun sequence, a single window of DNA contains:
- the HHATL gene encoding protein-cysteine N-palmitoyltransferase HHAT-like protein — protein sequence MGVKTMLPSYELGFYALAVTCAVVYSGSGIFEASRDSMNRKAFRDGIKPGWHYFGRKMDVADFEWVMWFTSFRNVIIFALSGHVLFGKICSMTVPQHRAVVYMLYGVFAVLGSMGLVYLMIILSHCLVLYSVALAKQKWLCYVAGLCCLASFKVEPFSSWQSGFVTEAFDLQDVLFYGGSSFTIMRCMSFALESSERKEGIYSIFDLLKYNFYLPFFFFGPVMTFDQFHAQVSTRELRRKDDEMRNIRVHAFFHVGAIIAVDIFFHFFYILTLPSDLKFMNRLSDWSLAGLAYSNLVYDWVKAAVMFGVINTIARLDHLDPPQPPKCITMLYVFAETHFDRGINDWLCKYVYDHIGENHDNIMKELVATIATFAVTTLWLGPCEIVYIWSVFNCFGLNFELWVQKFFQLEPFAKLEAKMSPAVSRRIRAVFGAANFWAIVLYNILALNSLEFALLVTKRLLLTGFPVSTLSIWFVTYCGVQLIKERERILAIKEEMCDKAKVE from the exons ATGGGGGTCAAAACGATGCTCCCCAGCTACGAACTGGGGTTTTACGCTCTCGCCGTGACGTGCGCCGTGGTGTACAGCGGCAGCGGGATCTTTGAAGCATCCCGAG ACAGCATGAACAGAAAGGCCTTTCGGGATGGCATAAAGCCGGGCTGGCACTACTTCGGCAGGAAGATG GACGTGGCCGATTTCGAGTGGGTGATGTGGTTCACCTCGTTCAGGAACGTCATCATCTTCGCCCTCTCGGGACATGTCCTCTTCGGCAAGATCTGCTCCATGACGGTGCCGCAG CACCGGGCTGTGGTGTACATGTTGTACGGGGTCTTCGCCGTGCTGGGCAGCATGGGGCTCGTCTACCTGATGATCATCCTCTCCCACTGCCTTGTCCTCTACTCCGTTGCGCTGGCCAAGCAGAAGTGGCTCTGCTATGTGGCCGGCCTTTGCTGTCTCGCCTCCTTCAAGGTGGAGCCCTTCAGCTCCTGGCAG AGTGGGTTTGTAACGGAAGCTTTTGATCTTCAAGATGTCCTCTTCTACGGAGGAAGCAGCTTCACCATCATGCGCTGCATGAGCTTTGCACTGGAGAGCTCTGAAAGAAAAGAGGGCATCTACTCCATCTTCGACCTCCTCAAGTACAACTTCTACCTCCCGTTCTTCTTCTTTGGGCCTGTCATGACGTTTGACCAGTTCCATGCCCAG GTGAGCACCCGAGAGCTGAGACGCAAAGATGACGAGATGAGGAATATCCGGGTCCATGCTTTCTTCCACGTGGGGGCCATCATTGCTGTGGACATCTTCTTCCACTTCTTCTACATCCTCACCCTTCCTTCTGACCTCAAGTTCATGAACCGCCTCTCAGACTGGTCCTTGG CTGGCTTGGCCTACTCCAACTTGGTGTACGACTGGGTGAAAGCTGCTGTCATGTTTGGGGTCATCAACACCATTGCCAGACTGGACCACTTGGACCCACCCCAGCCCCCGAAATGCATCACCATGCTTTACGTCTTTGCAGAAAC GCATTTTGACAGAGGGATTAATGACTGGCTGTGCAA GTATGTGTATGACCACATTGGAGAGAACCATGACAACATCATGAAGGAGCTCGTGGCCACCATCGCCACCTTTGCCGTCACCACCCTGTGGCTGGGTCCCTGTGAGATCGTTTACATCTGGTCTGTCTTCAACTGCTTTGGCCTCAACTTTGAGCTCTGGGTGCAGAAGTTCTTCCAGCTGGAGCCCTTTGCCAAACTGGAG GCCAAAATGTCACCAGCCGTGTCTCGGCGGATTAGGGCAGTTTTCGGGGCGGCAAATTTCTGGGCCATCGTCCTCTACAACATCCTAGCCCTCAATAGCCTGGAATTTGCACTGCTGGTCACCAAGAGACTCCTTCTGACAG GTTTCCCTGTCAGCACCTTGTCCATCTGGTTTGTCACATACTGCGGAGTGCAGCTGATCAAAGAGCGTGAGCGCATCCTGGCCATCAAGGAGGAGATGTGTGACAAAGCAAAGGTGGAGTAG